The Mugil cephalus isolate CIBA_MC_2020 chromosome 8, CIBA_Mcephalus_1.1, whole genome shotgun sequence genome segment TTCTACTCCTGATCCTTTTTTTGATCTGACATGTCCTTTTAATAAGCTCTTAATTTGTTTATGGAGATGGCCTGTCCACACAGCGAAGGCAGCACTGTGATATTTAGGCCAGTTGTCCCAAGCTGTCGTCCAGCTGCAGTAGTAATCCTCTCTGTTGCTGGATAAAAGCCTTTCACCACCTCTACATCATACATCATTTTGATCAGTCCTCTCGACGATGGTCACgaaaaactgaaacatgacAACAGTTTAGTTATAGGACACATCGtgactttactttttttttatcagcttcaACAGAGATAAATGATGGATTTTCTTGTCTTGTAACGTGCCATGTGTCATTTGTCACATGAAATATTAGTAATGCTGTTTGGCCTTTTTAAATAGTCACCAGTCAGGCAGTTCTGGGTAGGGCTCGGCTGTGACTGACATCACTAAAACTCAGGTATGATAGAGTGGGTTGGTCTCTATTGTACACAGTGCTTGCAAACAGgatactgtctgtctgttatAGGATCAACGACTTCAGCTCCCTTCAGTATTTAACCCTACTTGCGTTTTTTCTGTTGTCACACTCTTATCttcatcagtgtgtgttcagATATTTGTCAGTCGTTTACTATGTTCTTTTGAGAACAAATGTTGCTGTCGTAgcttataaataaaatccataTGTGTGTTAAAGCTCTGGAGCTAAAAGTGTGGGGTTATCTCTCACAATGGAGGCCAGACTCCCGAGGCTATAGTGTCGTCTCAGTTGCACTTGGCTAAATAATTTAGTGAAGTGGAGTGGCAATGAATCCGGCTGACTATTTGACATCATATGATTACAAACGTGGTCTAGCATCCAGCTTGTGTGCATGTAACACTGAATAATGGCAGCATCCTTTTTCTTTATCCATTTCATATATTCATAATTCTTCAGCAACCTTTTGGTCAAGCACCAGTGACCTGGAGGTTTTCCTAGTATTGTGAAAACAGAGCAGTTTGAAGAATTTGAAAGTTGAGTTACTTGAGTCTTACAACAAGCTGAAACCACTGAATATTTTGCTTGAAACtttaaataagaagaaaacaatTGCTGATTAATTTCACTTTTGATCCTGATGAAGcaatttgttgatgttttgtgtttgtgtctgcaggcATCTGATGGCAGCAGCTCCAGGGATGACCTGCCCTCTCAGCTGCTCAGAAGAAACGATCAGATccggaagctggaggcgaagtTATCAGGTAGGACATGCCAGACTAAGGTTAAGCAGCTGGAGTCACACAGCTTGCTGATCTGAAGTGAGAGCTTCAGGTTAAATTAAAGCCCAAGTGTAGCTTGTACCAGTGACGCACAAGGCAGCAAGCAATAAACTATGTCCTAACTGTTAATGTAAAAGCATCCAAATTATCTCACAGGATTGTTTCTCACTGAAACAATCACTGAGGGCTGAAGCAAAGATATTAATGCCATGTTGATATATTACAGTGTAACATGATGTGATAAATTATCAGTAAGCAGCCTCCTGCCTTTAAAATGAACCATTACACACAAGACACACTCATTATTTGTGAAACACAGTCACTATGTATAAAATCACTTAGACATTTAGGCCTAACACTTCAGGATCTATCACGAAAACAAGCCAAAAGAATCCATTTCTCTGTATGCAACGGGTGCTGTATTAGATGTGACAGCTTTAATGATTTGTGACTACATCCTGTCACTAACCCGTTTGAAACCTGTTTGATAAGTACATGTCGCCCAGTCTCTTTCTCGCTGAGCAACTGATTTCCTGCGATTCAATCATTTTGCGCTACACGACACTTGATGAGCCTTATTGTTGCATTACTATCAGTTCAGTTTGCAGAGAGTCAGATGCTAATCTTAAGTGAGTCAGTTTCACATTGAGGCTATGCTGGTTTACtagaaatgacacatttaaatatcagtATGAAGTTAATTGTGATAgtataaaaatgtacattacTTTTACTTGCCTATCCTcttgatcctgatcctgatcctgaaagCCATTATGTCTTTGTGTGGTGTTTATTCACTGTGAAAAAGTCATAAATTATTTCTagtttttcctcccttttctaTATTCCCTCTAGTATCATAGTGCTTCTTTCCTTAGGGTGGTTTCAGGGAGCTGGCACCCGTAGAAAAGACTAAAGTCTGCACATTCTCATGAGACCTTTACACTACTATGGTTTTCTCAGAGCAGAAAATCATCAGCAGATTTACCTTCCATTATTTCTCAACCatgttttcccttttgttttctccctctccttttgtTCACCTCCTCTCCTGGCCTCTCTCGGCTTTCATCTGCCTGTTTCTCCtacttgtttgtgttgtgtgtgtgtgactgtgggTTGGCGTGTGTGTCCTGTTGAAACCCCATCCCATCACCCTACCTTCCAACACTAGACTACGCTGAGCAGCTACGAATTATGCAGAAGACCAAGGAGAAGCTTGAAATTGCATTAGAAAGGCATCAGGATTGTACgtacctctcctctcctcccaatCAGCTTCCTTTCTCTCATCTGTCTGTCAGCTGTAGTAACCTTCACCTAGCACATCATCACTTCCTCTTATGAAGAGTGCAGATGCAAAAATCATTGGCTTAAGATGTCTGCTTTGGGGGCGCTggatgctttttctttttaacctttttacGCTGATCTTTGTTTTCAGCACCTTCATTTCAGAGTTATGTTTACATTGTTGGTTATGTCCCCCTCAATTTGTCCCACATTTAAATTTTACATAATAACTTTTATATTTACTAACCGTGTTGATTCCAAAATAGATACATCGGACTTACTAGCTTCTCTAACAACAGGTATCATTATTTTGGTATAGTATCATCCCTATTAGATTGCCAGAGGAAGAATTGGTATATCTTACAATTATGGTCGAAGTGCTTTCAATGGTTCCCAGAACTTAAGTCCAAGCTTGAATATAGATTTCTGCACAATAAGTGCCATAATCTATCTAATccattttgtcttgttttgtgcatATCTTCATAAATCCAACCAGCATTGGAAATGTGAAACTGAAGCAGCAACAATTATTCTATCACGTAATCACCTGCGATGTTCCAACAAATTTGATCTTATCtagtattttagtttttagttgtgTTAATGCTATAATACCTTTGTCTTCAGGAgactgtttcattatttcacatACCATTCTCAAGTGCAAAGTTTTCGTCCAGACGAAAACAACTTACAGAGACGTCAAAGTTAACCTTGGTTCCCAGTAGTTGTCTGATGTCAGTTTGTTGTGTCCGTATCTGAAGACACTTCGTTTCTAGCACACTTTTCATAGGACATGGTACAAGTACACGTTTTAGAGGGGGCACACAAATGGAAAGCATTATAGCTGTGACCAGGGGTTGGATTACCTGCAGATGGACGATGGCTATTTCCATCTTTTTCACTCCAAAAGTCTTGTGACATCAGAGCCAAAATGTCAGATTTCCCCTCAAAATACTGTCTGACGTTTGTCTGATATTAGAGGAAACCCCCTTGTGATCTTAATGAACATATAGCCGCCCCCTTCCCAAAGCTGGCTTAATAGTTTTTGTTGAAGGTGAACAACATTTAAGGGCTGTTGTTTATCCTCAGGCATAAGAATTGTTTGATGTTGGTTCCTGCCGGTTGTTTGTTACTGTAAAGACTACAGCTTCTAGGGTTTTTAGTATTTCACTGTACTGGATTTGATTTCCTTCCACAAAGATATTGCTATTGTTAGCTTTACTTAGTCTTAGTTTTCACTTGCTGTGCTTCGCTTGCCTGTTTTTGCCTGTGGATGAATGCACTTCTTAATCTGACTGTAACTTTTCACAGCTACTAACGACACCACTATCTGTgctgtttaatatttatgttttcttcagTTGTATACAAACCTTTCTGTATGGTTTCcatctttccttttcttcttctccctctctcacttaCACTGTTCAGCGTCCATAAAGAAACTCCAGGAACAGAATGAGTCTCACCAGTCAAACCAAGCCAAAATGGCAGAGGGAATGGCTTTAGCATTGGAAAAGAAGGATCAGGTAAACTCTGTTCTGTCTCACTTATTTCTTGTGTTCGTGAGTGCTGATTTGTGTCTTGTGCACTTACCCCTTTCCAtaatttgttttgcaggaaTGGATGGAGAAGATGGCTGATCTAGAAAAGGTTTGTTAATAATCTGCCTTTGATGAAGTTCTAAAACTTCATCCTAGTAAAAACTGTACTGCACATAATTTtataacagaaaatatttaaatcagactCAGGTCAAGTTCTTTCACACCTTGCCTGCTTCGCCTGGTTCAGTTGGTGCATTTGTTCAATTATATTTGCCTGGTGAGAGATGTCTGTTGAAATTTGCTGTTGACTTAACAACAGGACTGAGACCTCCTGAAAAGCAGGGCGTTAGTCTGGTTCCAGTGAAACAGTATCACGGCTTAATTGGGGCGTGTAAACATACAGATCAACCACAGGTTTACATGGCAGTAGATGCACCAAACCAAACTGACATGACCGAAGTCAGAATATTTATGACCCCATGGTCATGTATGTGGAGGTAGAGATGTTTTATTGAGGTCTGCCTCCTGCCCAGAGTTGAGAATGTGAGCATGTGGTGCACATAGCCTTAGGAATTTACTTGTGACTGTCATgtatctttattattttctatatgaTTAATAACTGCTGGCAAGCAACATATCAGTGTCTTTTCCCCTGTATCTAACGTTGATATTGAGGTACCAGGCAGGAGGCAAGAACTTGATATCCCATCTATTCCCCTCTGCTCCTACTGCACAGCATCTAATTGCAAATTACCAGTGGTTAGAAGCCGTTCATCACATATTTTCGATTCACTTCCAGGAAGCTGCCATGTCATTCATCTCTGCGTACACACTACAGTTAGATCTGCATATATTTTGACACTGACACaagttttattatatttgctATATATCAAAACATGTTAAAGATAGAAGTTATTATTAGAAATCAATATGGCTTGAAGTGCAGACTTTCAACTGTAATTTGAcagtatttacatccaaattagAGCAAGGGTTAGAAATTCCCCTCAAGTTGCAAACCGTTAATAAGTCTCCAAAATAGAAAGACTAGACTTTTCAAGCATCAAAAGACATCAGCTCAGTTCTGGAACAGAACGAAAGTATTTTGTCCAAATACTTTTGAGTCCCTGAAATgagactttgtttaaaaatggttcGTTAAGGATTCAtgggatatttttgtttaagcTCTTGAATTTaacctgaaagtctgctcttccattgtgtcactgtccaaatgtTTCTGGGCCTAACTGTATGGTTAAgcctaaatgaatgaaaacatgtgaaaGCACACTTAAAGGTGCCCTGTGGAGTTAATGCaatgtttgtttacattcagtgttaCTGCATTATGTAAGTCCTCGAACTCTTACGAGAGTTGCTGGATATTTTGCTTGCTGTTACTACTGCCTTATCAGCTGCGTTAAACCATTAGCTTTAAATCACATCCCCCGATACAACAAAATGGGTAGTGTAATATTTCCATGGCACCACTAGAGGTCAAACTCCACAGGGAGCCTTTAAAATTGGCTTTTTGAAACCTTCACAGATGCAATATATCGCACACGAACAATGGTATGATGCAGTTGCTGTATTTGTTTAGGAGAAGACTGCCCTGTCAGTTCGGCTAGAGGAGATGATGGAACAGAGCTTAGCACTCTTCCAGAAAAGGGATGACTTGGATGAACTGGAGGGCTTTCAGCAGCAGGAGCTCGCTAAAGTTAAACACATGGTGCGTACATGTGGAGTCTGCCAacatatttttgacattttgcagtCAAGCTAAAAATTGGAGATAAGTCGGAAAGGTTGTGCAGTCGTTTAAAGAAGCACACTTGGGTCACTGCATAGTGCAGTATAGTGCTGAGAGATTCTCTGAATGTATTGGAAGGAATTTTGCTGAGGCGTGATGTGAGTTAACCTGGGTTCATAGCAGTGCATGGCCCGTTCTTTGATAGTGATTTATTTCCCATTTATGTCTGTCAGTTGCTGAGGAAGGAGGAGTTGCTGAGCCAGCGGGAGCGGGAGCTCCAACAGAAGGAGGCTGAAGCTAAGTCAGCAAAACGTGGCCTGTCCGAGACCCGAGGGAAACTCAAGGCTCTGGAAGAGCAGCATGAGGAGAGCTGCAGACTCAACTCTGAGTTTGAAATAGAGAGGTAAGAAGGAATGCAACAGGCAGCAGCATGTGGTATTTGTTATGTTGTTATACTATTATTGTGGCTTTTTGTGAGTGGGATGTCCTGTGTCAACTGTGGTATGAGACATTCCACCGAGGACtaaaggctttttttaaaatctaccAAGTATATGCCCAGAAATGACAATAAgttaacaaaaatgaatcagaaGATAAAATAATTTACCTTACATTGTGGTAAATAAAGTATATCTGCATTTGTCATGTTGTCATTGTGATTATTGTGAAATAACGCAACAAATCAATGTTTCTGCAGAGAAGAAATGCTGCTGCTAAGAGAGGAGGCAGACAAGAAGGTCAGCGAGCTGGAGGGACGATGCCAGGACCTGCAGTCCGTCATCCAGCAGGTCTCTGAAGACTTCCAGAAGGTCGGCCCTCAAAACGAGCGGCACATGCTACACTCTGCTATACCATTCACTCTTTAattgtttgtgaaatgttgtttttcagtcacaGAGTATGGTGTCAACTTTAGAGAAGTCCCTCCATGAATTACAGACTGAACACGATGCCTTGAAGTTGCAGCAACAAAAGGTCAGAACATAAAGAACAATATAAGTTATTAAAGCTGAAGGTGACCAGTAGACATTTGGTTTGATCTGTTCTGTGATCAGTTCTTTACAAGACAATATGAATAGCTTACATTGCAGTAATATAACTGAACAATCgacatgttttaaatgcaattttggtgtttggagaaaaaacatgaataatccTGATAGCTTCACAGATACGAAATCCTGGACTTTACATGTGTCATTTGTCTATCATCAGGCTGCTGTGACTGTGGAGGATAAGGAACGCGTGTTAGTGGACCTTCAGAAGAAAGTAACCTCCTTGGAGAGACGGCTGGAAGGAAACTTGAGCCAGGATGAGCATCTACAGGAGTTTCTGCAGGAGGTGAAAAAACGGACTTtagtttgtggtgtttgtgggatatttttatttttttgttgttttgttttttgattaaCTGACTCGTGTAGTGAGTTTAATTTGTGTATGTTCAGTGCTGTTGTGTTACAGACAGTTTTTAAGCAACTTTAAGTGAAATGAATTTCATGATAACCACACACTTACACATAGGGCAAACACCTCTTCTCCTGTGCTGTTGATGCTTTTGCAGAAGTCCAGCGTGGAGCAAAGTCTAGAAGAGaccagagcagagctgctggCTGTTCGGACAAACCATGCCGAAACTGTCGCCTCTTTAGAGACACAGGTGAACCAGAGCATTCATTCAGCCCTATACTTTGGTGTATTACACTCCATGTTACTGACCTTCATGCCCGTACAAATATGTGTGATTCTTGTGGCCTGCCTGATGAGACATACTCCCTAATGGTTTATAGAGGATGTTCtgtaatgataaaaataacacatcaaATTAGCCAGTAGTACTACACCCATTTCATCTTGAAATAGATGAACTAAACTTTCAAGATTAACTGTACCTATTCTGTaccttatttatttctgtttgtttcatgatTCTTTCAAATCTGCCCCAGGTGTCCAGGATGAGCTGTACCATTACTGAACTGCAGACTCTTCTACGACATAAAGACGACTCTTCAAGGGCCTACAAAGAGAGAACAGACGCACAAGTAAGCTTTCACACACCAGACACTGCTGTAAGAAGCTCAGAATGATCTTCAGGTTCATAATTTGTAAATTCATTGCCTATTTGTTGTTTCAGATAGCTACCCTGGAGCAACAAATTCTAGAGAGTACTGAGAAACTGAGAAGTGCAGAGCAGCAggtcacagaaaaacagcagctcgTGGATAAACTGGTGAGTACTAATTGCAACCAGAGCACaaaatcagtgttttcatttctctgccCACAATATGAATGTTTCCTCAGCCAACTGGGAAAAtgttcagggaaaaaaaacaacaacactgcttTCTATACAAAGTATATCAGCGGTTGTTTGGATACAAATGATAAGGTGTCATTGTAACAGACATAAAATACATACGTATCATTAATAAAAACTCCTTTTAGAGATTTATACAACTAAACtgtttgaatgaaaaaatacacaaaagtgcTTGACAAACAGCCACACAaaattctaaatattaaatCCAGTGTGTTGGTATAAAATCCTTTACTTTGGTGCCACCTTGTGGTTGTAATAAGAATGACACTTTAGTATTTGCTTGGCATTCACCTCTTTCTGTAATTTCATCACAAGTATTCGTACAGggaaattgttattttttttttttcctgtcatagCACAGTTCAGATGTCAATAAAATGGTGTGGCTCTCTTGAACTAAACCTAACCCTTACCAAATTAAATTTCTGGTTTGCTTTACCAAGATACTGAACATAATATTTGTGTATGATATACCCCTGACAGAAAATGGTGATTTTAATCTCTGCACGTTTAATTATGTTCTTTTCAGCAAGGAGAGTGGAGTGCAGAGAAAGCCTTTCTGGATCAGCAGGTGTGTTTATTGGACCAACAGAGTCAGGAGAAGACCAGCCGGCTCGAAGAAAGCATCTCCTCtttacaaacagacaaacagaggctTCTGGAGAGGGTGGTAtgtttgcttcctgttttttcctccttttaatttaatcatcaGATTTCTGTGTAGTCTGTAACCTTACACCACAGTCATGCTGGTAAGCTTTCCACTACGTAATGTGACTGTTGTGTAATTTGAACCAAGGTGCTGGTGCACAGAAAACCAAAGGCACTCTAAGCACATTACAGTCAGGTCGTTGACTACACATATTAAATAAGTCTCTCCCTGGttagtcattttgtttttacaattaTAGACCTGTTACTCAATTAATTTGTACAAATGTCGGCATTTGTAATTCAGATTTTTCCTAAAAGAGCTTATGGATTAAGTAGTTAATTAAAAGTTTAGTAATTGTTATGAATTTGTTACGCGGACCAATCCTGTCTCAtctttttctgcttgttttggtGTGGTAGGCCGAGTTAGACAAGCAGATGGATGAGGTAAACTCCACTCTgaggacacagacagaagaGATGGAGCAGTGCAGGGTAAAAAATACACCACACTACATTCGTTTTTAAAGCACATATTCCTTTCGGTTTGACTTTTGAAAGATGAAAACTGTTATTCTCAACTCAATTTTTCATTTTCGGTTAATAGGAACATGGGGTGTAAAATCTTATATGTTCCAACTATTTAGCATTAGAGTGTATAAGTTTGGAGAAACAATGAGAATCCAATGGTCATACACCAAAGTATATGACCTTACACATGCTCTACAGCAGGGGTCCTCAACCtgcaacactcaaagagccatttggacccatTTCCCACagtaaagaaaacactgggagccgcaaaacccctttgacatctaaagggaagataacactgcatatatcgtttacctctatgctaggcctatgtataaaaaactatagtgtgttgcatttataaaatgaaagaactgctacagagaaaaacaaattttatttaggcatacataacagggatttatccatagCTGGCTTACCTCCGGTGGAGAAGTTCAATAATAGCAGGCTGGATCTGCCGGCAGGTGTCACAtatcggcagttgtgacgtattttgagcgataaaaattaaacacattttattttaatattacaaggtcaccatcaattcaaatttagaattatatttaaaaaactaaacaacctaaataaaaatacatttgaattaaatactcgatagcaaggAGTATGTGTGCTGCattgcactgtgggagttcattgtttttggttgatgttacaatcATGAGTGTGGCGTGGCAtttaatgtcattcagttgttgtgtagctctcacTCGTTGAGTACTATTGAGTGAATAGTTGCTCAGGTaattagcgtgaaaaagtgaacgacgttgatcagcatccttgctctGCACCACTCGCCtcaaagagctgcagcagagggacGAAAGAGCCGCaagcggctccggagccgctgGTTGCTGACCCCTGCTCTAGCGCATACAGTAGATCCAAAATCTCAAAAAACAGACTTCTTGAGGACCCTCCTGGAATGTTTTCAACAGAGTAAAGAATGTATTTGTCGTCCTCACCCCCGACTTGATGTGTTCCCTCAGGCTGAATTGAGCAGCCGGCAGACGGTAAGCACGGAAATTGCTAAAGCCCTGGAAGAAACCAGACGACAGAAGGAGGAGCTGCAAACACAGGTGTGTTGGTTAAACACAGCCACTATCCAGGAATAGATAGATGTTCCTCTACCAATAATGTAGCAGTCTCCCTCTGGACATGTATGTCAGTGAACTAGACCTTTATTTTGCGATTGTGACACAGGTGTTGGTTGTCGTTATTTGTATGAGTGGGAGAGTTTATTGTGTGATGAAaggtttttgtctttgtatgcTGCCAGGTTGGAGAACTGACCACAGCTCTGCAAACGTCGCAGCAGGACCTGTCCACTGCAACTAGAAAGCTAACACTGAAAGAGGAGGATGTCCTAACACTACAAAGTGGTACTCGCACTAGAAATCCTTCATTTTCAAAATACTCTGTGGGGCGCAGGTGTGATTTTAATCTGCACCCTTTGTTGCTTGTCATCATCTCTCTACTACTACATGTCAAAAGAAAGGCATAAAAAACTGAGAAATACTTTACTTAAATGGCGAACTACAGTTTAGACTAAATATGTGCTTaacttttaaacacaaatcagatGTGGTCTGTGCTGTGAGAGATACTACTGACATTTCTGACTACATATTACTGCATGTAATAGTAGTAGATTCCACACAACTCTCCACGAATACTATTTATTCTgttgtaaaactgaaatgacactCTACTATGGAGGAATTTGTGTAACATGGTTGATTTTGTTCATCCCATTGTCTCCggtttgaatttaaaaactacatgtgtttgtttcagaggtGCAGAGTCGGCAGGCGTCTCTGGTCCAGCTTCAGGAGGAGGCTGTGCAGCTGCGAgaccagctgcagcagatggaGCTGGATAAAAACTCCCAGTTGAGCAGCCTGAGAGAGGAGCTGCTCAGCCAGACGCAGCAGCTAGACAGCTGCCAAGCACGGGTCAGCACCTACGCACACAGTCTGAAACCTTTGAATGTACACCTACATGTTTTTACATGGAACATACCAATGACAGAGACACTCCCATGTTGGTCAGCTCAACTGATCATGCAAGGAAAGTTAGGAAAAATATGTTGCTTGGTTTTGTGGTTACATTTATGCAGCTAAAACCAATGTCCAAAGCTTttcacctattttttttatgcttactCTTGATTAAATAATCTTCTATTGTATACACATCTTACATTAAAGAGCTTAAATTTGAATGTGAATTAATAGTTGGTGTTGACTTTTGCGGGTTGTCCAGATCTCGTACCTGGAGGTTGAGGTTGAAACTCTGACAGAACAGCTTCACAGCCCTGAAGTGTGTGAGGAAGATCAGAATGGCAGTGTGACTGTGGATGATCTGGATCACATCCAGAAAGTCAACCGAgacctggagcagcagctcaGCGATAAGAACAAGGTCagtcaccttttttcttttttaaagtctgtcggtcatttggctttttaaaaaatctactTTACATTAAAGATGGAGTCATGCTGTACATGAAGCAGGTATTCTTCTACATGAAACACACGTGTTGTTTTGCAGACCATTAAGCAGCTACAGCAGAGACTGGCGGAACTGAAGAGGACTCTCCAGAAAGAACTGGTAAGACAGTGAATCTCCCTACAGTGCTTGTGTTTGTCATCAGGTCTGTCTCACTTGACACCATGAGAAACTTCATAAAGGGAGGATGTATTGCTTTCAATTGTAATGCAAGGAAAAACAGGCATCAGATGATGGACAGTGATACCAGTGGACAGTTAATAGTTTAACAATGTATAATTTTTCCTTCATCACTCAGCTAAAGTgtcattgtgttatttttagtcTTTCATTTGGTTTGACTTTGCTACATATTGCACCTCCAAATATATTGCAATACGTTTTTTAATGAAAGGTATGGATGCAGTTCTTTAAAACATCAGATGgatttttattgtgaaatgtttaCACTAAATGTAGAGTTAATAATGTAATGTAGTAGCTTTAATGGGGctagtagtagaagatgaaaatatgaccaattattattatcattataaattattatattaacagAAGAAATTCTAAATAAAGATCTGTTACCTTGTGCAGTTGAAGTGCCTAAAGCCCCAGCtcagtatttaaagaaaagtctgcctttccttctttgtgttgtgtagaAACTAAAGCCCGAACCAGAAACCGAAGGCAAGGAGAGGTTTCCAGAGGGCCGAGCAGAAAAACTAGAGAGTGCTTATTCAGACACACTACCGAGATCTACGCCGAGCCCTCCAACCTCCAACACCACAGTTACAAACACCTCAGACCTCAACGACTCACGGGAAATCAACTTTGAGTATCTGAAGCACGTCGTCCTCAAGTTTATGTCATCCAGAGATGCTGAGGTCAGTCATCAGTGCACTTTTGATACTGATTCTGTTGTGTGTAGCACTAGAGGGGTGTGGCATGTGTTACAAACTCAAACTGaatctgtgttgtgtgtcacCATGTGTCAGGCGTATCAGCTAATACGAGCTGTATCTGTGCTGCTGAACTTCACTCGTGAGGAAGAGGATATGCTGAAGCAAACGCTTGAGTATAAGGTTTGTGTTTTATAAACTCACTGTATTCAGTATTCACCTTTGCAGACCTTTTACTGGCTTTATCTCCTCATTTGTTAAATGCAGCTATTGGCATTATATTAATGACTGCTAATAAAATTGCTTTCAAAAGCGTTTTGCA includes the following:
- the golga1 gene encoding golgin subfamily A member 1 isoform X3 — encoded protein: MFAKLKKKIAEEAATAPRSGVRIPRTISKESITSVGADSGDDFASDGSSSRDDLPSQLLRRNDQIRKLEAKLSASIKKLQEQNESHQSNQAKMAEGMALALEKKDQEWMEKMADLEKEKTALSVRLEEMMEQSLALFQKRDDLDELEGFQQQELAKVKHMLLRKEELLSQRERELQQKEAEAKSAKRGLSETRGKLKALEEQHEESCRLNSEFEIEREEMLLLREEADKKVSELEGRCQDLQSVIQQVSEDFQKSQSMVSTLEKSLHELQTEHDALKLQQQKAAVTVEDKERVLVDLQKKVTSLERRLEGNLSQDEHLQEFLQEKSSVEQSLEETRAELLAVRTNHAETVASLETQVSRMSCTITELQTLLRHKDDSSRAYKERTDAQIATLEQQILESTEKLRSAEQQVTEKQQLVDKLQGEWSAEKAFLDQQVCLLDQQSQEKTSRLEESISSLQTDKQRLLERVAELDKQMDEVNSTLRTQTEEMEQCRAELSSRQTVSTEIAKALEETRRQKEELQTQVGELTTALQTSQQDLSTATRKLTLKEEDVLTLQSEVQSRQASLVQLQEEAVQLRDQLQQMELDKNSQLSSLREELLSQTQQLDSCQARISYLEVEVETLTEQLHSPEVCEEDQNGSVTVDDLDHIQKVNRDLEQQLSDKNKTIKQLQQRLAELKRTLQKELKLKPEPETEGKERFPEGRAEKLESAYSDTLPRSTPSPPTSNTTVTNTSDLNDSREINFEYLKHVVLKFMSSRDAEAYQLIRAVSVLLNFTREEEDMLKQTLEYKMSWFGSKPSPKGIIRPSISGASTNWS